The sequence below is a genomic window from Paramisgurnus dabryanus chromosome 4, PD_genome_1.1, whole genome shotgun sequence.
attagatGTCCCGTTTATTTTAATCCACTAACTGAAAACTTAAGGGCAAAATCTTGTTAGCAAAAGCAGAAGATCTTTTAAGGTTAACATATGCTGCTGGTTCTGTGAATGTTGACACTGCCATTCTAAATAACATGATGCTCCTGCTCATGATAAACTTTGAtaaaataaagcttgttttctTAGAAAATTTGTCTTTATGAACACTTTCGAAAAGGGTGGTTTAAACTTTTACCACTTTAAACaacaactttaaaataaattggaTAATGAActttattaaagggatattACTCACCCTGAAACAGTCAAAGATACACATTagtagttattttagtaaacgttgttgcttttccaagcttataacAGTAgtaaacagggatcagggaacaacttctgactttgaagtccaaaaaagtgcatccattaAAGAATTTTAAATGGCAAAGTGTTTTCTAGAGAGCCTTTAATCTGTTATTTAGAAAACAAAGTCTAATGCCAAATATATTCTTTAAGAGATGTAGAAGGAAACAAAtagaaaattattaaaataaattctaAATAGTTGTCAGAAAAACTATAACAAACAATCTAAAAGATTATCCAATTACAAAACTAAGGCATGATCAATATAGTTTACTTCAGTGGTAAACATACCAAAAGACATAATCTCTCTAAAAATGCAAACGGTAGACATAATGTGCATTGTTTAAAAATGCTGACAGAAGTAACATGACAGCTTGCATGCCTGAAtgtatttatttctttaaaacacatacGAAAGACGACGATTATTGATGTGTACTGGCATTTCTAACAAAACTAATATTGAATCTGGAGATTTTGACTAACCATCCACTGTATGGGTACCCAAATTGCAAGCAACCATTAAACAATGTTAAAACCAGTTGATTTGTCAATATTAATAACTTTGAATCAATATCACTTGCACACtccattaatatttaaaaaatattgacatttcaacaaaccacaattatggtgatcagtgctTGCTTAATTTGGGCTTTTAACTCATGTTTTAAAGGTGAAGCTGACAttacacacgctgtttctgcatttctgatattaatctggagcACCTATagagtacactgtaaaaaaaatccttagaagttgcagctgggttgccggtaatttaccgtagatttaaatttatgttatttactggcaacattttgttcaaagttaaatgaacattaaacatttacaagtctttgtctttacagagtaaaactaaaaaaacagcatcaagcaaaacattctgggaaacaaaatctgaagcaacaaacagaaaaaggtttatgatgatttctggttcccagaatgctttgcatgaggctgttattgtatagttttattctttaaagataaagacttgttaaaattgatttaactttgaacaaactcttgccagtaaataacataaatgtaaatctacggtaaattaccggcaacccagctgcaataacattgtaatttctacggactttttttacagtgtagtattacatcctttatatctccgaaaAGTCCTCCCCTTAAAAACTGACAACTACTGAGATGCTGGTGCCTTAAACAACAGCTTTTAAAGGTCCTGATCCCATTTTCAAACTTtggttagtgtgtaatgttcagagatgtatagtaacgaagtagaactacttcactactgtacttaagtactaaaaggcagtatctgtactctactgaagtattatttttttctcctacttccacttttacttcagtacattttttctttgagtttaatacttttactccaatacattttttatgtgctgcatagttactcgttactctcAAATGTTACGAATCATGGTCACATGGTGGTCTGAACCAATTGGAGATAGTAAAGGGCGACCCCTCCCAACCTCTCACTCACAAATATGAGCCAGGGTTGTTGACAAATGTAAAGCGAAGAGAGAACCAAAGTgcgcgagaaagacagagagagagagaatgcgcaagaaagggcgagtgtgcgcgaaagaaggaaacctaaattcaatgaaacaccttgtacctttacctattaccattttatcgactaatatttcattaattctgaattctctatcgctatatcagttaaattaatctgaattatctgaacattcatgtccttgtactcctgctacagccaaaggaattgtaagtgtcctttagcttaaacatttgaaataatataaacaatattatattcaaacttttgactgttttctttaataactacattacacaatacttgtacttttactttcagtacttgagtagtatattttaaaataaactacttgcaatacttaagtacaaagcatgtttaatactttagtacttccacttaagtggtgtgcttaaagagcacttcaacttctactcaagtcacttttttgatagagcacttgtacttttactcaagtctgggtcgctagtactttatacatctctgGTAATGTTGCTGTAAGAGCATAATTAATACCcacaaaatgataaagctcagttcactgccaggcgatatattttctttaacagaaatcCTCTTTCAAAGCAGTGACGACGTCCGCAGCAAAGACACTCAAGTCTGCTGTAACAAAACTCATATTTTTCACACAAAATACATGGTAACATCGTAAAACATGAAACTGTAACTCAATATTACTTTTTCAAATAACACAATATGTGATAAATCATAACCGGtaacaagaaaaacatcaaGGATCGCTAAATACCACTATTTAACATCCATATTAAATTAAACACAAAAGCAACATACCTTTGAtagaaaaatgaaatataaatcaaAACCGGCTGGTGACCTGAGTACTGCACACATTCATAAAAGCTAGAAGATAGAGTTCACATTCACTCAAGTCATATTATAATAACTATTTTAACATAACAAATCTATTAAGCATATGTTCACATACATGTGTGTGATCAATCACATCGAGGATGTTCACATAAATTTCCACAATTATTTCATTATGAGTTGGAGCCCTAAAAATCACACCTACCCGCAGCAAAGACTCTCAAGTCTGCTATAGTAGGGGAAGCACGGAGGAACAAAATATAATGTGTGCAGTACCGTCACTGGCCACAGGAGGGGAGCCTTAGAGCACACAAACCATTATAATGCCTTATTTTATGGAATTCACACATCAAACTCTTTAACTTAAATGTTCCGTTACACATACATCCAAAATCTTTATCaatatacattaaatatatgctttatatataaattaaaataataatttaaaattatttctcaTAAGATCTAACTGATATTTCACACTTTAAGTAAATGTCCAGAGAGGTTTGAGTTGTCAGGAGGGTTTATGGGTAAATGCAGACTGTAGACTACTGTTGTGATGTCTGTGTTTACTGAGCTCAGCTTAGACCCTTAAGAcagaaacatacaaataaacagaaaaagatTATTAAATGAATCACAGCAGAATATTGAGTGTAACCTCCAATTGTCACACGTGCATGTTTACTGAAGGCCAGCAGAGGGCGACAAAGCTCTTTTGCATGCATTtcaccttaaaggggtcatattatgagattttttttaaaggggtcattttttgatatatatttaagatgtaaaataatctttggtgtccccagagtgtgtatgtgaagttttagctaaaaaaaaccatatagataatttattatagcatccCAAATTTGGGTGTGttgttaaaatgcaaatgagctgatgaaatgcaaacactgatcacaatgatgtgCCGTGGTTggttagtgcagattaagaggtggtattattataataagatctccttatgacatcacaatgagagccaaatttcaataacctaatttttcacatacttgggtagaatggtttaccaaaactaagttcaAGTCTGGGGAAgtttttgtgaggtaggtagcaaacaaattacaataataccgccccctttatctagaGAGAAAAAAggaattgacagcacaattgagtttcaattacaacaaaccaccatcattgtgatcagtgtttgcatttcatctgctcatttgcattttagaggacaccccaaaaaacagcacatttttgctcaggcctacaaagtggcaattttaacatgttataataaattatctgtggggtattttgagctaaaacttgacatatattttatatcttaaaaaaatctcatattATGACCCATTTAAATTGTGagacctggggcctcatttataaagcgtgcgtacgcacagatttgatcgtaaagtgtgcgtaggcgaAAATCCttggcaaagtccatatttataaaaacagtctttgacgtggaaaactgcttagcgccacgtcagggtctgagcagacgtacgcacttttgcttgtctgattgctgcaggtttttggaaatataaaccgttcttgctgtttgaaactgggtttaaacattgacaagcgctttttatatgtctgacattaattacgcatcgtttaaaggcggagatctgaaactgctcggctgcgcgcacaagttcaagttcatttctgatttatagatttgaaaggggtacgcgcgttttctgcgcgtacgttcggtttatgaatcacacgtacgcatttttgttaaatgatcgtaagatcaaatttaggatggtttttacgcagcattttataaatgaggcccctggagcTAGGCAGATAAACGACCCAGCCAGTTTTACAGCCCTGTTGTTCCAGATGCATCCAGTAGGGGGAgaaacatatacatacatacatacatacgaCAAAAAAAACACCATTAAATAGACGCTAAAATTTTAACATCTTGTTTATTGAAATTGACTTATTGAGCATTCAAGTGAATTTAAACAAACAACTTACATTGACGTATAAGATAAACAGTATAATAATCTGATTTGTGTCTGATCTGATAATGCAAACTCACTGGATGCATCAGGAACAATAGGGGTGTAAAACTGCCTGGGCCATAAATCTGCTTGAGGCCATAAATCTGCCTTGATCCAGATCTGTAGCCTCCCCCATTGAATGGAAAGacagatggatgaatggatgaacagatgaatggatagacagttggatggatagacagatatatTGATGAGTAGATAGATGGACAAATGTATGAATGAACAGATGAATGaatagacagatagaaagatggatggacagacagatgaacAAACATATGaatagatagatatacagatggatgggtagacagacagacagatgataaAACGGATGCATAGAACACAATGTTTACTAAccaaataaatttatttaaagtggacatttctcaagactttttaagatgtaaaataaatctttggtgtccccatagTATGtgtgtgaagttctagctctagataatttattaaaacatgttaaaattgccatgtTTGGGTaggtcctttaaaatgcaaatgacctGATCTCagcacttaatggcagtgctgtggttggatagtgaagATTaaggcggtattattataataagatccccttttgacatctcAAGGGGAGACACATTTTTTAATgatctattttttttacattcttgcagagaatggtttaccaaaactaagttactgggttgatctttttcacatgttctagattgatagaagcccttgggacccaattatagcacttaaacatggaaaaactcGGATTTTCATGATACGTCCCCTTTAaggttttctgtattttctacacaaataaaatgttttcattcagtgaaaaaaatttttattcatCCAAATTAAACAATTTAGGGTGATAGTTCAAACctatattttataactaaagccaatgaaaaataaacaacttgCAATATGTTACAATAATAACACTTAAATACTTATACTGTAAACAGGAggatactgtactgtacataaTAATATACTGTTACAATAATACAACAGCATtatgttttgtctttattttatttttttcaaatccAGTTACTTTTATACACATTCTTACTGACACACCACTCACTGTTTATTTACACAACAACTGTTATCATATGTGGTTTCTCAGAATATTTAGAATAATCCTAATTATATTTCAGTCTGTTAGGATCAGAACCATCAGGTTTGTTACTAAAGATCACCACAGCATAATTTCAGATCCTCTAATGTGAAGCAGTGTTAATTGTCacgtgtgttttttttaacttcaGCATAAACAGTGTTAGAAGCACCAGAGGGGATTGTGGGTAATTGTGCTGCAGAATAAATACTGTTAGGAGCATCATATATGCTTGTGGGTAATTCTGCAGTACTGTAGATATCATCTCCTATGATGTCTTTGATCTCTGTGTAATCACAAGATGGTCGAGAAACCTAAGAATATACAGAGAAAATTCAGCTCTAGTGATCTTTTGTTTCTGAAATAAATTAAGTGTTTGAAAGGATTATAATTTATCTTGATAGACAAAAACTAAACACAGTGATTAAACTAACCTGGTTATAGTTTTCTGGTCTGCTGTCTTGGTCTGTTGATCCTTTGATTGCAGAATCTGAAACTGTGAACGAAACACAAAGTGTCTTAAAGGTCCcatagcatgaaaatctgactttttccatgttttagtgctataattgggtccccggtgcttctatcaacgtagaaaatgtgaaaaagatcaacccagtaacttagttttggtaaacacttctctgcaagcattaagtcattgaaatttggctccccttatgatgtcataagaagctcttattataatattatattataactatccaaccacagcactgccatttattccagagagagagagagagaaaataattgacagcacaattgagtttcaatttcaacaaaccaccatcattgcgatcagtgtttgaatttcatctgctcatttgcattttaaaggacacccaaaacgccacatttttgctcCCACCTACAAGTCCCACCCTTATCCTATTCTCAAACGTAAAACACAACATGCAACTTAAAGTACAGTCACAtgatttattgcattatttgcCCCAAaaacaacagtataaaagtattacaaacaaaagcacacacagtcagatctcattcaaacataaaccgGAACATTAGAACATGATGCAGTCGGTCACGACAGccattaggtgtgttcgacatcgGCTGCGGCaaccgatcggcgagattagcCGCGTGCAGGCAGGGAGGAGCTGAAAACGGAGACATGAAGTCGGACGCGCTGTGCTTCCCGTAGTTTGCGGCATTTACGTCAAGCATGGCTGATCACGTGTCGTTTGCTTGCTTAATCACACtaaacatgatttgtaagatgtaaactacataaaaagtgaattatactgttttgaatgtccgtatatgagcatgagtggaactgaagaggcttacagcatctgtttttacaagaataaagttcaacatatattatttgaataCCAATGTTGTGGTGTCTacgttttttatccattttattttgatgaagatgacacaatataacatcgcgactacatgaaaagagctttaagtgttataaaaatacagatttgtgagcatttgtggaactgagggcgtgaaaatacacacgaaacacacgtgattgttgtcatgtggtgaatCCGACCAATCTTGAAACAGCTGTGTTGTCATTACAGCCCGTGCAGCTCCTCTTCGCGAACAGCGCTGGCTAACTCAGGCGGCTGATCTcaaatcactctcgcggtacttaataACCATATGACAGAGTCatgtgcctgcagcgccagcttaagTTGGACAAagttactaaccggaatgcactgcttcaagtcagccgccgatcggtctgcgcagtgctgcatgaagtcgaacacaccttatAACGCTTCACAATCTTAGCTAACATGATGCATTTGGTCACAAGACACATGAGAGCCAATGCTATTTCACAATCAAAGATGACGTAACATTAGGCGTGTTCTAATGAGTTCATGCGGTGCTGTGCAGACCaatcggcgaggtttgccgcttgcagtcgagggaggagtTAAAGACGGACACCTGATGCTTGCCGTAGTGAAGTGTGCAAAATGTTTCGTTTTCTTTATCGCGAATGAAGTTAATTGGATGGTgaatttttcaaaaaacaaatcTTTTCATAAAAATTGCAACCAGAAACCcttcatattgaatattttagTAGCTCTTTATATAGTATGCCCGAAAATAACAGGAAAGAGAAGTCTAGTTTATTAAAATACCAGAAGAGCTTTGTCTTctgcttttttaaatttttgttaaTATAACAAGTTAAGGTTTTAACGTTCATAAGGAGTTTTACCTGctataaaaacatgaatttgaAACGCTTGTGATTGTTGTCATCACTTATGTGACCAATCACAAGATCTGTGTCGTCATCAGAACTCTGTGCAGGCGCTCTGGAGAAGATGCACCGTCTGATCTAGCCAGCTGTTCTAGAATCGCTCTTGCTGTACTTTAATGCCATACATCACAGTCACATGCCGCAGCGCCAGCTCAAGTCGGACAAAACGTCTAACCGACATGCACTGCTTCAAGCCAGCCGCAGATCGGTCTGTGCAGCGTCCACACACATATAGTTTCTTCTGGCAACAGTTTTTGAACGAGGGCACACCAGATCTGACATCTACAGTGGATTGTGATCACTTCTGCtaattttatcatttttattttgatctcggtacacttggaatattttaagctctttttgaaaaaagttgtgactgctttgtatgctgtgttttaTATCACCTAGTACGTCATTTCCCCTTAATGCCTGAATAGTGTCATGTGtattataaatacaattattctTGACAGtttaaacagaaaaacagaaatatacacaaaaatataatttcatatcCTTATATATTAAatgggccatggcatgaaaatgtgactttttcatgtttaagtgctataattgtgtccccagtgcttctatcaacctagaaaatgtgaaaaagatcaacccactAACTTAGTTTGGTAAaccattgaattttttttatattattgtaAATGGCCTTGCTGCCTAtgtcacaaaacaggcgaaatctgatcgacctaatttttcacgtgcttgcagagaatggtttaccaaaacaaagttactgtgttgatctttttatgtttttaggttgatagaagcactggggacccaattatagcacttaaacatggaaaaagtcagatttttcaTGCTATGAACCCTTTAATTTCACTGAGGACTAGGCCTGGCTTTAGCTAgacttgtctgtgaaaccaggcctgtGTGTTTTAACCAAGTAAAAGCAGACTCTTTACCTGATCTCTTATGTCTCTTACACAGAATCAGCATCAGCAGCAGAAGTCCAATGATCAGAACCAGAACCACAGACAAACTGATGAACAAAGCGTCTGAAAGTAAAAATAATAGAAACTGACATACAGTAAAACTTAGTGTTTCTGAACAAAACTGAATGTCAAATAACAAAGATTGTACTTAAATGTACCTGATGGTATCACATGAGATGTACGTGTCAGTAATGGTGTTACCAGTGCAGATGATATGTAGGCAGAAGGTgagaatgatgatgatgaggaggaTAAGGATGATAGTGATGTTAGTGATGGTGGTGTTGATGTTTTGTATTTACTTGCTCCTAAAAGAAAGGAAGAACACTGATGGTGAAAGAGAACTTCTCTTTtctcacactgtaaaaatatgcagcatttttgtcaaatcaacatttttatgttactttaactcaaaaataaagttttgcttGATCTTATAAGTTATATCAATTTatcacaagccaaaacttaaaaaagtagattgaattgacttgcaaaaccaagttgctTTAACTTTATGCTACTTTTTTACATTGCATTACAGAGCTGCTGATGCTTTTCACACACTATTAATACACCAGGCTGGTTTCCTCATACGGTAGACACTGAGCCAGAAACAAACCACAAACTGTTGCTTCTCAGAAAGCTGAAACTCTCTTACAGACTTCTATAAAGAGAAAtcattaaatatatttactaGATAAGAATTAGCATGAATCATCTGTCCTTACCATTAACAGTGAGCTGGACTCGTGTAATGAAGAACTTCACTTCAGTCTGACTCTGAACTCCACACCAGTATTCAGCTGATCCGTGATCAGTCACATTAGTGATGGTGACATAGAGAAGATTCTGATCTCTGTCATCATACAGGAGAATCTCTCTGTCTCGTATCCATCTTTTGCTCTCTTTCACAGATGTCTCATGAGCACATTTATCAGCTTCAGATCTCCTGCAGAAAAACTTCACATCACTGCTGTGAGATTGTGGATATTTACAGCTGATGTTCACAGATTCACCTGAAGTAACTGACAGACTGATGATCTTCTCACAACATCGATCTGTATAAATGTAAGCAAAGATTATAAAGTAATAAGAGACCTTTGATCTAttgaataaacaaataaatataaagcttgTTTTTTACACTGATATAAaacacttgattctgattggtcagttgtgAAATTGAACAGTTTGTAATAATGGCAAAAGAACTTAAAACAGAGACTTTTTACACTGTAACTATAACTATATTGAGGAACTTTCAATGCTATTTTAAAGTATTGTCAAAACATTTGAAGCATTTGTCTTTTAAgcttttattaataatttatttgatAATCAGTCCCGTAATAACCTATAACCAGATGGTCATTATCATatcaaaataaacacacacacactcaatgTTCTTACTTTTAATTTGGTTGCTCTTAACATCTTTACAATAATGCAGTATCGCTTCCTTCAAACTACCAGATAGAAAAGAGTGTATTTAACAGTATTATATGATCATTGGTTATTGATTTTCTGAAGTCTTTCAGGATCTGTTTATGTTACAGTATCTACAGTCATTACAGTCTGTGTTTGTTTTCATGAGTTTAAGGGCATCTGAGTTACTCACCTTCTTTAACAGTCAACTTCACTTCTGTGTAATCATCTGTTTTCCAGGATATATCAACTCCACACATGTATGTGTCTGAATCGTTTATATTCAGATCAGTGATGATGACAGTGAAGACTGATGCTGTTGTGTCATCATACAGAGAGAATCTTCCATCATGATACCATTGGTCTTTAATATCAGTCTTGATGAGATCAGAACACCATCCACGCTGCATAATAAGAGGCTTCTGACCTTTACAGAAatactttgtgtttgttttatagTTTTGATCATATTCGCATGTGATGGTGACTTTGCCCCCTGAATATCCCATCACACTGAAGCTCAGAGCACCTGACAACACAAACCATTGAATAAAAGAGATTAagatttattattcatttatgaaTCAGACTGAAAGTTTCTCTGAAGATAATGTCAGTATATGAGCTGAAGTTAAAGATGTTTGGTCAGTATTTGACTGTTGGATGAGAAGATGAACAGATATTTACCAGGAATCATCAGCAGTGTGAAAGTCAAGATGATCTTCATTCTTCTCGTGTATTCAATCATCTTCTTTGTTATTTGTAGATTCAGTTCTTCTTTATCTCTCTTAAAACCTTCTGAAGCATCTCTGTGTTTCAATGCTTCATGATACAACTGACAGACACGCCCACTTCCTcttcgagagagagagagagagagagagagagagagagagagagagagagagagagagagagagagagagagagagagagcagtgaAGCATCAGACATACTTGCAAATAAGGCATTGTTGACTGTAATATCTATGTTTAGCCTTTCTTTGAATGCTTTAAACGTTAATGTTGTTTCTCATCAGTTTTTCTGTACGTGTTAATATACGCACGGTGGTTTTTGTTACAGTCATCctaattaataaaacattttatta
It includes:
- the LOC135760534 gene encoding uncharacterized protein → MIEYTRRMKIILTFTLLMIPGALSFSVMGYSGGKVTITCEYDQNYKTNTKYFCKGQKPLIMQRGWCSDLIKTDIKDQWYHDGRFSLYDDTTASVFTVIITDLNINDSDTYMCGVDISWKTDDYTEVKLTVKEDRCCEKIISLSVTSGESVNISCKYPQSHSSDVKFFCRRSEADKCAHETSVKESKRWIRDREILLYDDRDQNLLYVTITNVTDHGSAEYWCGVQSQTEVKFFITRVQLTVNGASKYKTSTPPSLTSLSSLSSSSSSFSPSAYISSALVTPLLTRTSHVIPSDALFISLSVVLVLIIGLLLLMLILCKRHKRSVSDSAIKGSTDQDSRPENYNQVSRPSCDYTEIKDIIGDDIYSTAELPTSIYDAPNSIYSAAQLPTIPSGASNTVYAEVKKNTRDN